One Aegilops tauschii subsp. strangulata cultivar AL8/78 chromosome 7, Aet v6.0, whole genome shotgun sequence genomic window carries:
- the LOC141026503 gene encoding uncharacterized protein gives MEVDPWQENQRWQKEKETKELKMNLQAVIYSDYEVDLEEEDNSSADDDEAIEFRKYARELKNKVRNKMLGEEDEKAVDVPEDFLVSEDCKLDDGDGDVTPYFDGADDLSYDEASDGDDMPKRKKTEHKVYDSTSEIPSFSIGMAFHDSREFKNALVKYGLKTYHHLLFPKDEKKRVSAKCSWPGCLWSIYGSITSRFDWFLVWRYNSEHTCIPRRDNKLVHAVS, from the exons ATGGAAGTAGATCCATGGCAAGAAAATCAAAGGTGGCAGAAGGAAAAAGAAACAAAGGAGTTGAAGATGAATCTACAAGCAGTGATATATAGTGATTATGAGGTTGatttagaagaagaagacaataGTTCTGCTGATGATGATGAAGCAATTGAATTCAGAAAATATGCAAGGGAACTCAAGAACAAGGTTAGGAACAAAATGCTTGGTGAAGAGGATGAGAAAGCAGTTGATGTGCCAGAGGATTTCCTTGTCTCGGAGGATTGCAAGCTtgatgatggtgatggtgatgtgacgCCCTATTTTGACGGTGCAGATGATTTATCTTATGATGAAGCAAGTGATGGGGATGACATGCCTAAGAGGAAGAAGACAGAGCACAAAGTTTATGATAGCACTTCTGAAATTCCTTCATTCTCTATTGGTATGGCCTTCCATGACAGTAGGGAGTTCAAGAATGCATTGGTCAAGTATGGGCTGAAAACATATCACCACTTGTTATTTCCAAAAGACGAGAAGAAGAGAGTAAGTGCAAAATGTAGCTGGCCTGGCTGTCTTTGGAGTATTTATGGGTCCATTACCAGCAGATTTGATTGGTTTCTAGTGTGGAGGTACAACAGTGAGCACACATGCATTCCAAGAAGGGACAACAAGCTG GTACATGCGGTGTCATAG